One window from the genome of Dermacentor silvarum isolate Dsil-2018 chromosome 5, BIME_Dsil_1.4, whole genome shotgun sequence encodes:
- the LOC119454104 gene encoding GTP-binding protein Rhes, with the protein MPSTGQVPSLSALQPPHDDAHNNHHHHHPAKDQYRVVVLGAARVGKTAIVHQFLYDEFPVDYFATVEEFHTGEYDFNGASLTLDIVDTSGSYPFPAMRRLAITTADAFVLVYAIDDPESFEEARGIHDQIVELHSAKAPVVVVGNKCDLPAAVRRVRREVAETIVSIDWEHGFVESSAKENINVLTIFKELLAQAKIPYDLNPAVVNKRRRSLPVYPTSPTIKDKTLLKRNSCAVS; encoded by the exons ATGCCGAGCACGGGTCAGGTACCGTCGCTGTCGGCGCTGCAGCCTCCACATGACGACGCGCacaacaaccaccaccaccatcacccaGCAAAAGACCAGTACCGGGTCGTGGTACTTGGAGCCGCACGGGTGGGCAAGACGGCCATCGTGCACCAGTTTCTGTACGACGAGTTCCCCGTCGACTACTTTGCCACCGTGGAAGAG TTCCACACGGGCGAATACGATTTTAATGGTGCCTCGCTCACGCTGGACATCGTGGACACGAGCGGCAGCTACCCGTTCCCGGCGATGCGGCGGCTGGCCATAACCACAGCCGACGCGTTCGTGCTCGTTTACGCCATCGACGACCCAGAGTCGTTCGAAGAAGCACGCGGCATCCACGACCAGATCGTCGAGCTGCACTCGGCCAAGGCACCCGTGGTCGTGGTGGGCAACAAGTGCGACCTGCCCGCCGCGGTGCGTCGCGTCAGGCGAGAGGTCGCCGAGACCATCGTCTCCATCGACTGGGAGCACGGCTTCGTCGAGTCCTCGGCCAAGGAGAACATCAACGTGCTTACCATCTTCAAGGAACTCCTTGCTCAGGCCAAGATCCCGTACGACCTGAACCCGGCCGTCGTCAACAAGAGGCGTCGATCGCTGCCCGTCTACCCGACTAGCCCGACCATCAAGGACAAGACGCTGCTCAAGCGGAACAGCTGCGCCGTGTCATAG